The Theobroma cacao cultivar B97-61/B2 chromosome 1, Criollo_cocoa_genome_V2, whole genome shotgun sequence genome contains the following window.
TGGGGGATACCGTTACGTGGACCATGACCATAAACTCAGCCAGTGGGCTTAACTTGAGCCCAAAAACAAGCTAAGAAAACCTTGCGCATTCCTCCTCTCCGTTGACACTCTGATTCTTTGCTttggaaaacaaaagaaaaatgtatcGAAGTCGATTGCTTTGGTTCACGCTGGGGTTCTCACTCACGGCTGCTTCAATCTCTCAGTTCATCTATAAAGACCTCTGGACTGACCGTTATGCGCTTAAATCTGATGTGCTAActtctattcttttctctttggaATTTGGATTTCTCTCTGGGAGTATTTGGTATTTTAATTAGCACCAtctagaattattttaattttcttttttgaaaattttcagatGAAGCAGAAATTTGATTCACTAGAGGCCAGAGTGTTGAACCTTGAATCGCTTCCTCCGGAGAACCCAAATTCTGCTCAggtatttccttttttttttttttccaaatttactatattatttGTGAATTTATTTGTGACACTATGAAATGAATTGAGAACATTATGAGCAATAATTTCCATCcaattttcattgcttttgcATCATTGTTTGCAAAATACGGGGTTGGCTATAGATGGGAGAATGTTTAACTCTTGCTGACCTATTATTTTGATGCTTGAAAATCATTTTGCAACTGCGGGCTCATTCATCCATAAGATGATAAGATACCTCTCTATCTGTAGCTTTAAAATCAACGAAAAATACAATAACATAAAGATGTTAGGATTCCCTGAATTATATGCATTGTATCGAAATTGGTTCTATTGTTTTGTGCCGATAAAATTCGAAAAGTACCATGTATTTTGCATTGAGCTCTTGTTGAGATGGGAGTTTAGAAGCTTCACACTCAGTGGCATTCAACTTGGGATTAGAGTTCACTCtcgttttcttttctttccttgtttccttttttttttttttccttttgtttttgttcgtTATTTCTGGTCCTGTGGCTGGGTACAAACGGCAGAATTGCCTTCCCTGATCTCAGGTGAAGGTGGGTTTTAATGCTGGTCCTTGGTTTTGCTGTGAAATGATTTTACCACTAAGGCTCCCTGGCATACTCTGCATGGGAACTTTCTCTTGAGCTATATATTTAGAATAAAGTTTATTTAGAGCAGGACAATTTTCACCTGAAAAGGTTGTGAGGGATTTGATCTGGGTAATATATGTTTCTGTTTTTAGGAGAAAGATTTCTGATCCccgaattaatttaatttttattggtCATTTGACATGAGAGAAAATGattatttcttatttcagaaTTGTTTTGTTCTATACTCTTCTTAATCCAGTGATGTCTATACGGTATTTAATCTCatcttatttgttttctttgcaGGTTGAAGGTTAGATATTATGTGAAGCTCACATAGTTTCTGGTTTGGTTCATGACTCAAATgtatttggttttaaaataatgaaatggTGGTAAAAAGAATGATTTAGTTACAtttgttttgatatttgaGCAATGTTATGCAGTGGGAGGATTGTCATATTTGGTAGttcttttatgcaattttaCAATAGAGTAATAGTGTCTACAAACCATCCAATGTCATCTTACACAACTGGAGGTATTTTCCAGGGGATTAATCACTATGGACGCATCCTTAAAAGCACCAGCCATGAACTTTGGGAGAGTTCAGTGAACAGACTGAAGTCTAAATAAGTAGGATGGCTGCTAGAAACCTTTTGAGTCTTAAGCCTATTTCCATCTCTATCATTTGAGCCATGCAAAGAATGCAATCCTGGACAATTTATTGCttgatttatgatttattgTACAAATTGGGAAGGGGTTGGCGGCAAAGCCAAGCCCATCACTCAAGCAAAATGGATGAATTCGAAATATCTTCTAAGACAATTGGCAGGAAAGATATATTGCAGTAGATAACAACCAATCCACCCCACCCTTATGAATCTTCTCAAGAggattgaaataaaattttgaatttctgCTCCTCTTTATACCTCCTATATGTATCACACACAAAATAAAACAGGGTTGCAGGCATGCAAGCATAGGTTGGGGGTGGCAGCCGCTCATCAGTATCTGAATTAACTattgcaaaaattttcaataactGCAGTGCCTAAAATAGGCTAATAAACTGTTTATATCTTTCCATTGAAATGCGACCAGAATTGAATATTGTTCAATGATTATACAGACAGAATTTCCTTCTACATAACTAAATATTCACAAGCTACATAGACTATTAGTTCCTAAAATTAATCacctgaaaaagaaaaagatttaaagCATGAAGAAATGAAACTTGTTGCTTTCTAATTTATCAGAAATAACAGACACctagaaaacatgtttaaatTGACAAACAACTTGCCCAAGTGACCATCTTATtccttttctgtttcttttttccttcttttcagATTTGAATTGAGAATTCCTAGCTCGAGACAAATAGTCAGAAGTATCATCAGTAAGCCCTGAATCATGATTTCATCTGATGGGATGATCGAGGGAGGATGGAGTTGGCCAGTTCTTCATTCACCTTTACTGGAAGCGGAGGCATTTGTTTCATTACTTCTGGCAAGTCATTCAAGCTGCAAAAAACTCATTAACATTAGAGACTGTACACAAgttatataaaacaaattgcTCTATGTCCAATAATAATCTGCTATATCATTCCCAGATTAGAAGAACAAGTTCTAACTAATTAAATGAAACTATTTCAAATGTCTTAATCCACAATAGCAAGCAACAGTAATCAATACTTCCACAGATACATCAGCTTATTTCTTTATGCAAAGGTATATGCTCCATACtcaattaattcaaaaatacCTCCACAAATATTTATGTCAATTCAAAATTAGTCTCTTGCACGCTACAGaccaaaacaattttatatgCTGCAAGGCATTTTGTTTACATAATATTTCCCTCTAATTCAGCCATTCCAAACAACAGTCACTCCAATGGCTCTCATGCAATTTGATCTTACATCCAGCAAGTCCTTCCAAATATTTGAGTTCTGGTAGCCATCAAGATGAAGGGATGGCTAATTATTTGACTTGccaataaatttttcattcaGAATCTTCACATGAATCTAAATATCTTCATAGATAGCAAAGACATAACAAAGTTGAGGGTGATCAGCGTGGATTTATATTAGACAGGCAAAACCTATCTTGCACCAGGATCAGGCAATATAACTATAACAACTTGCATGGTGAAAAGTAGCTACTCCTTAGTGCCAGGTATATTTTACGGAGTGCAATAACGAAGACGCAGCAAGTACCATAAAGCAAAATAGCTACCAGAAAGAAGCTTGCACCAGGATCAGGCAATATAACTATAACTTGCACGGTGAAAAGTAGCTACTCCTTAGTGCCAGGTATATTTTACGGAGTGCAATAACGAAGACGCAGCAAGCACCATAAAGCAAAATAGCTACCAGAAAGAAGCTTGCACCAGGATCAGGTGATAGAACTATAACAACTTACATGGTGAAAAATAGCTACTCCTTTAAAGACTGGTAACTGTTAAAAAAGTGCATAATGAGAAAGCAGCATGCACCGTAAAGCATAATAGCCCAGAAAGAAGCTTAGGAGCCAAAACTACCGACCATACCCTCAACAGATAACTTTTTCTCATCATTTGCGTTGGATTGACCACATCTAGGATCATTTATCTTCCTTATTTTCACTACTCCAACTTTAACATGACTTTCAATTTGCTATTACAACATGATAAATGCCCTTCCCTATTATATGAAAGTCTTGCCAACATAGCTGCTTTTTCATGTCCATGATTTCCTATGAAGGGAACCGATTAAGTTAATAGAAATGAAAGCACAATGATGATGACTGCAATGATAATACTAATGGTATTGCAGACAAGTGAAGAAGTCCATGATTGCCACAACTATACTGTTATACCACACATGATAATGAACGTGCATAAGCTTGCAGTCATGCAATAAAAATGCAACTATGGTCAATGATGCCCTCCAAgttaacattaaaaaaagaaaaatctctaaTTAAAACATAACAGAAAGAATAAAACAACATACTCATTCAAGATTGTGAGGATATTGTCCCAGGTTTTGCATAAGAGATTGATGTTATCATGTATCTGCATGTGTGGAAAGAAAGTAAATAACAATCAATTAAGAAGGCAGATGTAATTAGCTAATAGCAAGACAGCAGCTGTCGAACCTATAACAGTCTGATAACAAGTCAACCAATCAGATgactaattatataaaaactttcattttcatatagTGCATTTAGAAGTAAATTGGCATCATCTACCAGATGccaaaaaataagagatataCATATTAATTATTGAAGATCCTGAGTAATAAATGAAAAGTAAATGTCTAATAATGGGGCAATCTGCCAGCTGTCTGCATAAGAATTGCATACCAAGTACTAATTTCAAAGGTAAAAAACTAGAGAGCGATGGTgccttttcataaaattgaataGTTCATTTCATCAAGttgaatattttttcattgaattattttatcatgTCAACACTTTCACTCAAAACCAACAATGACCTGATATAACAACAGCAGGAAAAAAGATATTTAGAATAAGTTTTATAAGAAAGATTTCAAGTCCTATGAAATACAAAGGACTTATTTGACTCTACATAAAACTTGTAAGAGAAAGAGATGACTACTGCAAGCAAAATGAAGCAACAGCAGCACTACTGAAtgcaaatttaaaaaataatggcTCAGAAGAATGTCAGGGCAGATGTACATGAGCACACAATCATTGAGGAAAATTTCAATGAC
Protein-coding sequences here:
- the LOC18612570 gene encoding uncharacterized protein LOC18612570 isoform X2 → MYRSRLLWFTLGFSLTAASISQFIYKDLWTDRYALKSDMKQKFDSLEARVLNLESLPPENPNSAQVEGD
- the LOC18612570 gene encoding uncharacterized protein LOC18612570 isoform X1; this encodes MYRSRLLWFTLGFSLTAASISQFIYKDLWTDRYALKSDMKQKFDSLEARVLNLESLPPENPNSAQVEDLN